The following is a genomic window from Rutidosis leptorrhynchoides isolate AG116_Rl617_1_P2 chromosome 8, CSIRO_AGI_Rlap_v1, whole genome shotgun sequence.
gcacccttacatgtataattaaacaaacttaaacctTTGTTCACATTCTTTCATTTAATTTAACAAAAACATAAATGAACTGTATGATGTATGCTGAACGGTTTAAGAATTCTTGGTTGAACTTATGGTTCATTTACATGCCTAATACTTGGTACTTGTCATTACAATAGTTGGATGTTATAGTCGTGAAATCTTAATTGGAGCACTTAAGTTGTTACTTTGAAATATCGTTAGAGATTAGGGTGTGTTTAACGAAACTAGCTGGTAGCTTAAGCTAGAAGGAAGTATATTAAAGTATTTTTGAAGTATTTGACAGAATCTAGAGCTTAAATTCATTTTGTATTGTGGAAAAGTAACTTTAATAAATTCGTTCCTAAGTAGCCTTCCACTATATTACTTCTCACTATTCAAGTCTCTCGAGGGCGTCATCAAAAAACTCGAAGGTATGCGTCGTGATTTTTTTAGGCGGttcttttgataaaaaaaaaaaaaaaaaaaaaacgggcaTGAATTAAATGAGACTTATTCTTACAACCATAAAATGGGGCTAGTGGCGGATCTGAGATTGATGGTCACCGGTGTCACCGGTTAaaacgccaaaaaaaaaaaaaaaaaaaaaaaaaaaaaaaaaaaaaaaaacaattctaCTAGATGGCTAAATATTGTCTCTCTAAAATTTAAAAACTTGGCTCAGGTAactaaatggtggtggagattcttTACATACAAAAACTTGCTTTGGGCCCGAAACTAAAAGTATCTACGGTCAAAATGGCGGTTTGGGTTGTTTGTCACCAAATAACGAAAacaattttcaaaatttacatggtAGAACTTGGTTTGATATCTTAAAGGCCGAACACACTCTAAATAAGTTGGTGTGATTTATCTAACTCTTTTGTTAAAGTAATAGAAAATGACAACGAAACTAAATTTTGGAGTGACAATTGGTGCGGAGACGAGCTGCCAGATGTTTACTCGAGACTTACCACTTTGAAGCTGACAAGGAAACACATGTTGTTGATCGAGTTCAATGAAATGCATCAGACAAGACTCTAAATTGGAACTGGAACGTGCAGCCTAAGTGGAGAGCAGAATCGAAACTTGTCAATCTCACGAAAAAATCAAAACCTACATACATTCTGGAAAAAACAGGGATCTATGGACAAGAAAGTTCAACAACAATGGATTATTCACCAACAAATCACTCATCGATATCTTAGAAGCAAATGCAATCGTCAATACTCCACATCGGGATCCCTCTATAAtcaatagaaaactacctcaaagattgGCATATCTATATGGTGAGCAGTCCAAAATAAACTCCCCGTAAAAACGGAATTCATCCATCGAGGCATCGACCTCCATTCGATTAGATGTCTCTTTGTGATGACGGAATTGAGACGTTGGAACATGTGCTACTAGTAAAATTACTTCTGAGGTATGGGAAAGAATAAGGCAATGGTGGTAATTAGACCAACTCAGCACCTACAATTTATCAAGCACCTTCATTGGAGCAAATCCAGGTATAAAAACATATATGGGCTCTTCTATTTGGCAAGCGGTTATATGGGTTACGGGATACATCACTTGGAAGAACCGCAATAACTATGTTTTTTTATGGCAAAGATTGAGCAAGCATACCTTAGTCTCCGAAATCCAATCCAAAAGCTTCAAATGGATATCTTGTCGCTTAAAAAAAGGCAATCTCGAATGGCTAAAGTGGATTCCTAACCCGAAATTCTCTGATGCAAATTCCGCTAATAAAGAAGGAATTGGTTAAAATCACTTGAACTCACTGCTCTGTTTTTAAAGATTTCTCCTGAGTGAACCTCTGTTTAAAGCTTATGAAATCTCTCTTGTGTTGGTTAATATTTTTCAAATTATCTCCTTTATTTATGCTAACATACAACACTCATAGTCCTGTTAGCTTTGTATATAGCTTGAAGCTTTCTCTATGTAATATGTTTGTTATATTCATTAATAGATTTACCGTTTGCTTTTATTTAATAGAAAGCTTATAGTTGTGTGTTAACTATAAAGAATAATAAAAAGAATATTTATGTAATGAGAAAAGTGTATATGAGACTGTTATACATATAGTTGAGTGTAGAATCAAAATATAATTGGTTTATATgatcaaaaaaatttaaaaactttAAAAAATGTACACCCAACTTGTTTTTTAACCAATGATATGTTGGTTCTACACTCAAATTACATGTATAACAACCACATATTCTCCAACCTCCTATGTAATTTATCTTTCCATAAGTTGTATAtgaatattatttttaaaaacttCCTTCATCGTAGCTTATTTTCTCATAACGTTGAACTTAAATAAATAAGGTTAAACTCCTATAATTAAACTTCGAACTCTAATAAATTAGTCACCCAAATACAGCATTGGTGATTTAACAAGATAGGATAGAATTCAAAAGAAACAAATTTATATTTCATAATTTAAATACTGATAAACTAGCTTTTCAAGTTAATTATCAAAAACTATATATAACGTCATCAATAAGATAAAATGTGTGCGTGCACAATATGTAACGTAACGACAACAAGATAAAATGCACGCACCATGTATACACATGCCTTtatatcttcatcttcatcatcatcatcatcattatcattaagtgGGTTTACTGAAATTACCACATTGGCTTAACACGATAGTTAGTAGTACATATTATTtctatatgtaatatgtaattatGTAAcgtaatatatagtatatatagtatatattaattaattaattaatatattatattactagATGCCACATTTCACCAAACATTATAAGTTGAATCTTTATCTTTATTTAACTACTAAAACTCTACCCAAAAATAATTAAACCCAatagtgttcatatattcaatgcAATATAATATAACTTTTTTCAAAGTCTCATATAAATCATATTTTGTGACCATTTAAATTGGAGTACAATAAGTCAACCATTCATGACATTTCATCTCCATTCCAACTATTTTTCACTTTAGGTCCAGTGGGCCCTTCTTCACCCAACACCTCTCTTGGGATACTCTTTACAAATTTGTCAAAAGACTTCTTCAAGTTCCCTATCATAAACTTCTCCAATTTATTAATTTCTTGATCAAGGTTATAATCAATTTTTGGACCCCATTTCCTTACATAGTTTAACCATGGTGGTTCAACCACAACGGACCCTAAATACTCGGCCGAAACCAATCTAGCTCCGACTCCGGTATCCATTACTTTACCACCCTTGGCCGTATCATCTCTGAGCCCGATATTAGCCCCCGAAGGACCAATCAAGACTAACCCGGATGTAGGGTAAGATGCATGCCCATTTAGTGATGAGTACACAACCGGTTTATTTCCGCTTGCATACTCAAGAACCGAAGCACTCACCCATGTCCCCGCACTATGTTGAGCGAAAAACACACTTGTCAACTCACCGTCGAAATTACTTATTCTTAATGTAACATGTTCCCAATCACCAACATGTTCTCCTATCTTTCCCAATGAAATAGTGTTGACAAACTCAACTTTGGCTCTTGATGGGCCATTAAAAGGATAAAATAACCAAATGACAATATCTGAAAACAAGCCTCCATACATGGGCTTAACATGAAAATAAGCATTTGCATCTTGAAGGTCACCTTTCTTAACCCTTTCTTGACTTGCACCATCTCTTGGAAGGTCTAGCCAATATGTGTCATCATTTGAACCACCTTGTGGAAGATTTGAACCATTTTGGCTAATTAGGCTAGGATTAGACTCATCTCCTTTGTGATAAAGCAATGCACCATTTTGAAAGAACCAATCAACCGAAGACGGCAAGTATTGTTCACTAGGATGAAAATTAACCACAGGAGAGTATGTTTGAATTAAGCTCTCAATTTGATTTAAATTTGGCATCGAATTTTCCAAATCACCCTTCAAATTCTTCAAACAAGACAATGTCAGTGCATTGCCCCCATTCCCATTTTGAACCAAAAAGCCTCCTATAGGTGCACCCATGGCTCCAACACCTCTTATTGTTGGCCTAGAACTATATACATTGAACCCATTAACATTTAAATTAATTCTCGGTCCCCATATCCATAAATCGCTCTGCAAAGAGTCCGTTAGATCGGACCTAACACAACGGACATTATCAAGATCCGGTTTCTGTGATGAACTAGTAACAATATATCCAACGGCCTTGTAGCCGTTAGGTGGATTCGGGTACCAGATATAACCATCACCATCTTTCTTGATATTAAGAGAGACACTACTCCAAACAAGAGTATAATCAATGGGTGGTTTTAAAGTAGGATTCGAAGACTCATTTGTGACATCTTTTCCTACAAGAACATGCCCAAATAAAGGCATGTTGTTGGGTTGGCTATAACTCCCTAAAATCGAAAACCCCTGAGGGATCGAAGCCGGAGTATAAAACGTTGCCCCTGCATTGCCCGGTCCTCCCTCATTAGCTGCCcaaatcttgttaaatattgttacttGACTCACTTGTAATCCTCCTAAATCTATGGTTccaccaccaaaacctccacctagaaaaaaaaaaaaaagcaaaataaaaataacaaaataagTATAATTGTTATACACGTTTGTCATCTAAGATTAAACATAATAAAACAATAAATGCAATATATTTATTTCTCTAACTTATTAGTATGTGCTGTTCAAATATAGTACAACAACTCATAAAATCCATCAATGTATACAATAATCTTGTAAATTCAAATCAAGATCATCaactttgtttattttttttataacaactgaaaatttattaaaataaaaacctGGAGGCCAATGGGGCAACGGGGAAGGAAGTTTAAATGTGGTTTCAATCCCGGCAAGCTTCCTCCTTTCCAAAATGTTATCCGAGCACGACCATTTTCGTTTGAAAGATTCCACCATTATTGGATCATTGATGAGCAACAATACTCTAAGAACAGTAAAGAATATACACCCTAAAGAATGCATCTTGAAGAAATTTAACAAAATTCGATATAAACAACAAAAGGTTGCTTTTTTGTAGTATAATAAAAATCTAGAGGTATAATTTGCTCAAAATGCGGAAACTTATATGAAGCTAGATTTGTAGTGTGGTTTAGTATTTTGGATGTTCATagtatatatgtacacatatacatatatatgttcatatatatgatAATTAATCATTAGATCAAGACAAATTAATAAATGGGATGTTGCCAAAACTTTGGGACGACGCCACTTTTATATTCACGGGGGTATAGTTTTAGGTAAGGATAGTACGTGGTATGGAAACATATTCTTATTTGATGTCTAATATTTAATTTTTGTTTCAAAAGAATATACGTAAcgttttttcttttaatatttgtaCCTATTATGGAATATTGTTTTTAAATATGATTAGGTTTATGTGGAGGAGGGTTGTTAAGAACGTtgaagtttttttattttttttttttgaaaggcaagtaagttttataatattaataaaaaattacACGAACAAAAACTAGCAAGGCGCTAGATAACATACGGACTACACACAACACACGAAAAAACATCCAACAAA
Proteins encoded in this region:
- the LOC139862444 gene encoding hypothetical protein At1g04090-like, whose protein sequence is MHSLGCIFFTVLRVLLLINDPIMVESFKRKWSCSDNILERRKLAGIETTFKLPSPLPHWPPGGGFGGGTIDLGGLQVSQVTIFNKIWAANEGGPGNAGATFYTPASIPQGFSILGSYSQPNNMPLFGHVLVGKDVTNESSNPTLKPPIDYTLVWSSVSLNIKKDGDGYIWYPNPPNGYKAVGYIVTSSSQKPDLDNVRCVRSDLTDSLQSDLWIWGPRINLNVNGFNVYSSRPTIRGVGAMGAPIGGFLVQNGNGGNALTLSCLKNLKGDLENSMPNLNQIESLIQTYSPVVNFHPSEQYLPSSVDWFFQNGALLYHKGDESNPSLISQNGSNLPQGGSNDDTYWLDLPRDGASQERVKKGDLQDANAYFHVKPMYGGLFSDIVIWLFYPFNGPSRAKVEFVNTISLGKIGEHVGDWEHVTLRISNFDGELTSVFFAQHSAGTWVSASVLEYASGNKPVVYSSLNGHASYPTSGLVLIGPSGANIGLRDDTAKGGKVMDTGVGARLVSAEYLGSVVVEPPWLNYVRKWGPKIDYNLDQEINKLEKFMIGNLKKSFDKFVKSIPREVLGEEGPTGPKVKNSWNGDEMS